The following are encoded together in the Notolabrus celidotus isolate fNotCel1 chromosome 9, fNotCel1.pri, whole genome shotgun sequence genome:
- the cmklr1 gene encoding chemokine-like receptor 1, which yields MDYLDDYSYPYDYNYSLELNDTPLELPVFTHKSTCSMEVLCVCLLVVSVVIFLLGFCGNALVIWISGFKMKRTVNTTWYLSLAISDFVFCAFLPFSITNMAMEEWIFGRFMCKFASSVMFLNMFSSIFLLVVISVDRCVSVVFPVWAQNHRTVNKASIIVVFSWVFAIALSFPSAIFREVHTHMGRTICFNNYTWDQYSHKTVAVSRFLAGFIMPFVIIIFCYSIIILKLRTNRMTKSSKPFKVMTALVAAFFVCWLPYHVFVLLELNQQNYDHNILITGLKVGASLAAANSFLNPVLYVFMGNDFKQKFKNSVLSKMENAMGDEGRTTSRYLSRSSSMDTRASTHI from the coding sequence ATGGATTACTTGGATGATTATTCCTATCCGTATGATTACAACTACAGCCTGGAGTTAAATGATACTCCTCTTGAGCTGCcagtgtttacacacaaatCCACATGTTCAATGgaagtgttgtgtgtgtgtttactcgTGGTCAGTGTTGTCATTTTTCTGCTGGGCTTCTGTGGAAATGCTTTGGTCATCTGGATTTCTGGCTTCAAGATGAAGAGGACAGTTAACACCACCTGGTACCTGAGCCTTGCCATCTCTGACTTCGTCTTCTGCGCCTTCCTCCCATTCAGCATCACCAACATGGCGATGGAGGAGTGGATCTTCGGCCGCTTCATGTGCAAATTTGCCTCCTCTGTCATGTTTCTAAACATGTTCAGCAGCATCTTCCTCCTGGTCGTCATCAGTGTCGACCGCTGTGTGTCAGTCGTTTTTCCAGTTTGGGCGCAGAACCATCGCACTGTAAATAAGGCGTCcattattgttgtgttttcatgggTTTTTGCCATCGCTCTGAGCTTTCCCTCTGCGATCTTTCGTGAAGTTCACACTCATATGGGTAGAACCATTTGCTTTAACAATTACACTTGGGACCAGTACAGTCACAAAACAGTTGCAGTGAGCCGCTTTCTTGCAGGATTTATCATGCCTtttgtcatcatcatcttctgCTACTCCATTATCATCCTCAAACTTCGCACCAACAGGATGACCAAATCCTCCAAACCCTTCAAAGTCATGACTGCGCTCGTGGCAGCATTCTTTGTCTGCTGGCTGCCGtaccatgtgtttgtgttgctggaGCTGAACCAGCAAAACTACGACCACAACATTTTAATTACTGGACTGAAAGTAGGAGCATCTTTGGCTGCAGCGAACAGCTTCCTCAACCCAGTGTTGTATGTGTTCATGGGCAACGACTTCAAGCAGAAGTTCAAGAACTCTGTGCTCTCAAAGATGGAGAATGCAATGGGCGATGAAGGCCGCACCACCAGCAGGTACTTGTCAAGGTCCAGCTCCATGGACACTAGAGCCTCCACTCATATCTAG